From a single Lolium rigidum isolate FL_2022 chromosome 7, APGP_CSIRO_Lrig_0.1, whole genome shotgun sequence genomic region:
- the LOC124671567 gene encoding probable inactive beta-glucosidase 14 has translation MECKAALSRWLVLLFFWCAHLLLRSCSSEIHRSHFPPSFLFGTSTSAYQIEGGYLEGKKGLSNWDVFTHKQGTIEDGSNGDIAADHYHRYMEDIELMHSLGVNSYRFSIAWTRMLPRGRFGDLNPDGVAFYNQIIDALLQKGIQPFVTIFHYDIPHELEERYGGWLSPAIQKDFGYFAEVCFKMFGDRVKFWVTMNQPNLLAKFAYMDGWFPPSRCSKPFGNCAFGNSSKEPYIAAHNMILSHANAVSIYRNNYQKKQGGYIGISVGARWYEPLRNTTIDLLAVERAISFNVPCFLDPMILGDYPPEMHEILGPNLPEFTIKQRKKLRETKLDFIGLNHYSTYYVKDCIFSSCALDPIDGDALAVSSVERDGVLIGKETGAPFFYDVPRGMEEVVMYYKQRYNNTTIYITENGYAQASNSSMSANYFTSDTGRIDYMSGYLKFLASAIRKGADVRGYFVWSLLDDFEWTSGYTDRFGIYHVDFKTLQRTPKLSAHWYRNFLKGSLLTREFQNGSEPQQYTS, from the exons ATGGAGTGCAAGGCGGCGTTGTCCCGGTGGCTTGTGCTGCTCTTCTTCTGGTGTGCCCACCTGCTGCTGCGCTCGTGTTCGTCGGAGATCCATCGCAGCCACTTCCCTCCCAGCTTCCTCTTCGGGACCTCCACTTCTGCTTACCAG ATTGAAGGCGGATATTTGGAGGGTAAGAAAGGACTAAGCAATTGGGATGTGTTCACTCATAAGCAAG GTACAATTGAGGATGGAAGCAATGGTGATATTGCTGCTGATCACTACCATCGTTACATG GAGGACATCGAGCTGATGCATTCCTTGGGTGTCAACTCATATCGATTCTCCATAGCGTGGACAAGAATGCTACCAA GAGGCCGATTCGGAGATCTAAATCCAGATGGTGTGGCATTCTACAATCAAATTATTGATGCTCTTCTGCAAAAag GCATTCAACCATTTGTTACAATATTTCATTATGACATTCCACATGAACTTGAAGAGCGATATGGTGGATGGCTGAGTCCAGCAATCCA GAAGGACTTTGGTTACTTTGCAGAAGTGTGCTTCAAGATGTTCGGTGACCGAGTAAAATTCTGGGTTACAATGAATCAGCCTAACTTATTGGCAAAATTCGcttatatggatggatggttcccGCCTAGTCGTTGTTCGAAGCCATTTGGAAATTGTGCCTTTGGAAATTCTTCAAAAGAGCCGTACATAGCCGCTCACAATATGATTCTTTCACACGCAAACGCTGTCAGCATTTACAGAAATAACTATCAG AAGAAACAAGGTGGATATATTGGAATTTCTGTCGGCGCGAGATGGTATGAACCATTGCGAAATACCACGATTGACCTACTAGCAGTTGAGCGGGCAATATCTTTCAATGTTCCATG CTTTCTAGATCCTATGATTCTTGGTGATTATCCTCCAGAGATGCACGAAATCTTGGGTCCAAACCTACCTGAGTTCACCATAAAGCAGCGGAAGAAACTACGTGAAACAAAATTGGACTTCATTGGACTAAATCATTACTCAACATATTATGTGAAAGACTGCATCTTTTCTTCATGTGCACTGGACCCTATCGATGGGGATGCGCTAGCGGTTAGTTCTGTAGAAAGAGATGGGGTGCTTATAGGGAAAGAG ACAGGAGCGCCATTCTTTTACGATGTTCCACGTGGGATGGAAGAGGTGGTTATGTACTACAAACAAAGATACAATAATACAACAATATATATcacagaaaatg GTTATGCTCAAGCAAGCAATAGCAGCATGAGTGCTAATTATTTCACCAGTGACACGGGAAGAATTGATTATATGAGTGGCTACCTCAAATTTTTAGCCTCAGCCATAAG GAAAGGAGCTGATGTACGCGGTTACTTTGTATGGTCCCTTCTCGATGACTTCGAGTGGACGTCTGGATACACGGACAGATTCGGGATCTACCATGTCGACTTCAAGACGCTGCAAAGGACGCCGAAATTATCAGCTCATTGGTACAGGAATTTCCTCAAGGGTTCACTTCTGACAAGAGAATTCCAAAATGGATCTGAACCGCAGCAGTATACTTCTTGA